The Eubacteriaceae bacterium Marseille-Q4139 genome has a window encoding:
- a CDS encoding chloride channel protein, producing METEKEEYLAAARQNAVYLAKWLWFSLLMGTGCGLIGAAFGRLLSLASETFGRLGFLLYLMPAAGIVIVLIHELFHQVGNKGTNLVLESVSSDETISPSVLPCIFSSAILTHFVGGSAGKVGASLQMGGCFGNIVGEIFHLDQRDKKVLIMSGMSGCFAAIFGTPLAAAVFGMEVISVGVLYYAALLPCVLSAFLAAHVAGLFGVTGDKFPLETLPAADVRLFLLILLLAVSGAVCSGLFCILLRGVRKVFLSRIRNIFLRILAASAVFIALTAVVGNRDYCGTGAGLMAAAMTGGVPYAAFLLKMLFTAVTLGGGFKGGEIGPSLSVGACLGAAFGNVFGISPALCAACGMLSLFSGVTNCPVASLFLGFELFGTEGILYFAVTVALSFAMSGYYGLYSSQKFTYSKTKTEFINRKAN from the coding sequence ATGGAGACGGAGAAAGAGGAATATCTGGCAGCAGCCAGACAGAACGCTGTCTATCTGGCGAAGTGGCTGTGGTTTTCCCTTCTGATGGGAACCGGCTGCGGCCTGATCGGCGCCGCCTTCGGCCGGCTTTTGTCCCTGGCTTCCGAAACCTTCGGCCGCCTGGGCTTCCTGTTATACCTGATGCCGGCGGCCGGGATTGTAATCGTACTGATCCATGAGCTGTTTCATCAGGTGGGAAACAAGGGGACGAACCTGGTGCTGGAATCCGTTTCCTCGGATGAAACAATCAGCCCGTCGGTGCTCCCGTGTATTTTCAGCTCGGCGATTCTTACCCATTTTGTCGGCGGTTCTGCTGGTAAAGTGGGGGCATCACTTCAAATGGGCGGCTGCTTTGGAAATATAGTGGGAGAGATCTTCCATCTCGACCAGAGAGACAAAAAGGTGCTCATCATGAGCGGCATGAGCGGCTGCTTTGCGGCCATCTTCGGCACGCCGCTGGCGGCGGCTGTCTTCGGGATGGAGGTCATAAGCGTCGGCGTCCTTTACTATGCGGCGCTTCTTCCCTGTGTGCTGTCGGCGTTTTTAGCTGCCCATGTGGCGGGGCTTTTCGGCGTCACCGGCGATAAATTCCCTCTGGAAACGCTGCCGGCTGCGGACGTCCGCCTGTTCCTTTTAATCCTTCTTCTGGCCGTTTCGGGGGCCGTTTGCAGCGGCTTATTCTGCATCCTCTTAAGAGGCGTACGAAAGGTTTTCCTTTCGCGGATCCGGAACATTTTTCTGAGAATCCTGGCGGCCTCGGCAGTTTTCATCGCCCTTACGGCCGTTGTGGGGAACCGGGACTACTGCGGCACAGGCGCCGGCTTAATGGCCGCAGCCATGACCGGCGGCGTGCCGTATGCGGCGTTTCTTTTAAAGATGCTTTTTACGGCTGTGACCCTTGGCGGCGGTTTTAAGGGTGGAGAAATTGGCCCAAGCCTTTCGGTGGGCGCATGCCTTGGCGCGGCCTTCGGGAACGTGTTTGGGATTTCTCCGGCGCTCTGCGCGGCCTGCGGGATGCTGTCGCTGTTTTCCGGCGTCACAAACTGCCCGGTGGCCTCGCTGTTTCTGGGCTTTGAGCTTTTCGGTACGGAAGGGATCCTGTATTTCGCTGTGACCGTGGCGTTAAGCTTTGCCATGTCCGGCTACTACGGCCTTTACAGCAGCCAGAAATTTACATATTCCAAGACAAAGACGGAATTCATAAACAGGAAGGCAAATTAA
- the thrS gene encoding threonine--tRNA ligase yields the protein MKITLKDGSVREYENPMSVLDIAKDISEGLARMACVAEIDGEEADLRTVFDKDCHLSILTAKDPEGLSALRHTASHVMAQAIKRLWPGTKLAIGPSIADGFYYDVDSEEPIMAEDLEKIEAEMKKIIKEALPLERFELPRAEAIALMKEKDEPYKVELIEDLPEDSVISFYKQGEFTDLCAGPHLMNTKDVGKAFKLMNIAGAYWRGSEKNKMLTRIYATAFPKKEELEAYITMMEEAKKRDHRKLGRELGLFMMHEAGPGFPFFLPKGMILKNTLLDYWREIHKKAGYVEISTPIILNRKLWETSGHWDHYKNNMYTTVIDEEDYAIKPMNCPGGVLVYASEPRSYRDLPLRMGELGIVHRHEKSGQLHGLMRVRCFTQDDAHIFMTPEQIRDEIKNVARLIHEVYSLFGFKYHVELSTRPEDSMGSDEDWELATESLRGALDDLGVDYVVNEGDGAFYGPKIDFHLEDSIGRTWQCGTIQLDFQLPQRFELEYIGADGEKHRPIMIHRVAFGSIERFIGILIEHFAGAFPTWLAPVQVKVLPISEKHEAYAQKIKDELDAAGIRAEIDLRNEKIGYKIREAQTQKIPYMLIAGQKEEEEGTVSVRSRFKGDEGSANLADFIESIKKETASREIRQVEVKKEEK from the coding sequence ATGAAGATCACATTGAAAGACGGCTCCGTAAGAGAGTACGAGAACCCGATGTCCGTCCTGGACATCGCAAAGGACATCAGTGAAGGCCTGGCAAGGATGGCCTGCGTCGCTGAGATCGACGGCGAGGAGGCCGATCTGAGAACGGTTTTCGATAAGGACTGCCATTTAAGCATCTTAACGGCAAAGGATCCGGAGGGCCTTTCCGCACTCCGCCACACGGCCAGTCATGTGATGGCACAGGCCATCAAGAGGCTGTGGCCGGGCACCAAACTTGCCATCGGCCCGTCCATCGCAGACGGCTTCTACTACGACGTGGACTCCGAGGAGCCGATCATGGCCGAGGATCTGGAGAAGATCGAGGCTGAGATGAAGAAAATCATCAAAGAGGCGCTGCCGCTGGAGCGGTTCGAGCTTCCGCGGGCCGAGGCCATCGCACTCATGAAGGAAAAAGACGAACCGTACAAGGTAGAGCTGATCGAAGACCTTCCCGAAGACTCCGTCATCAGCTTCTATAAGCAGGGCGAGTTCACCGACCTCTGCGCCGGCCCCCACCTGATGAACACGAAAGACGTGGGCAAGGCCTTCAAGCTTATGAACATCGCCGGCGCTTACTGGCGCGGAAGCGAGAAAAACAAGATGCTCACGAGAATCTATGCGACGGCATTCCCGAAAAAGGAAGAGCTGGAGGCATACATCACGATGATGGAGGAAGCGAAAAAGCGCGACCACAGAAAGCTCGGAAGAGAGCTTGGCCTTTTCATGATGCATGAGGCCGGCCCCGGCTTCCCGTTCTTCCTTCCGAAGGGCATGATTTTAAAGAATACGCTTCTCGACTATTGGCGCGAGATCCACAAGAAGGCCGGATACGTGGAAATTTCCACGCCGATCATCTTAAACAGGAAGCTCTGGGAGACCTCCGGCCACTGGGATCACTATAAAAATAACATGTACACGACGGTCATCGACGAGGAAGACTATGCCATCAAGCCGATGAACTGTCCCGGCGGCGTTCTCGTCTACGCCTCCGAACCGCGCTCCTACCGTGATTTGCCCCTGCGGATGGGTGAGCTGGGCATCGTCCACCGCCATGAAAAATCCGGCCAGCTCCACGGCCTGATGCGCGTCCGCTGCTTTACCCAGGACGACGCCCACATTTTCATGACGCCGGAGCAGATCCGCGACGAGATCAAGAACGTAGCAAGGCTGATCCATGAGGTTTACTCCTTGTTCGGCTTCAAGTACCATGTGGAGCTTTCCACAAGGCCGGAGGACAGCATGGGAAGCGACGAGGACTGGGAGCTGGCAACAGAATCTCTCCGCGGCGCCCTGGACGACCTCGGTGTCGATTACGTGGTGAACGAAGGCGACGGCGCCTTCTACGGCCCGAAGATCGACTTCCATCTGGAAGACTCCATCGGACGTACCTGGCAGTGCGGTACGATCCAGCTTGACTTCCAGCTTCCGCAGCGGTTTGAGCTGGAATACATCGGCGCAGACGGCGAGAAACACCGCCCGATCATGATTCACCGCGTGGCGTTCGGCTCCATCGAGCGTTTCATCGGTATCCTGATTGAGCATTTTGCAGGCGCATTCCCCACCTGGCTGGCTCCGGTACAGGTAAAGGTGCTCCCGATCTCCGAAAAGCATGAAGCGTATGCCCAGAAGATCAAGGATGAGCTGGATGCTGCCGGCATCCGCGCCGAAATCGACTTGAGAAACGAAAAGATCGGCTACAAGATCCGCGAGGCTCAGACCCAGAAGATCCCGTATATGCTGATTGCAGGACAGAAAGAGGAAGAAGAGGGCACTGTCTCCGTGAGAAGCCGCTTCAAAGGCGACGAAGGCTCTGCAAACCTTGCCGACTTCATCGAAAGCATCAAAAAAGAGACTGCCTCCCGGGAAATCCGTCAGGTGGAAGTGAAAAAAGAAGAAAAATAA
- a CDS encoding SOS response-associated peptidase, translating into MCSRFHISLRGKKLLEGFPGFEEFKEGEIRPGDLSPVLFFFDEKPGLKILRWGFRPEGKSGLVFNARSESAGERPMFKQCFKERRCIIPASWFYEWNREKEKMKFEDGSGSPLLYLAGLWRKEEDGGRFVVLTTEANASMAPVHDRMPLLLKREELAGWCADEESAGKLLKKRPEELLRSSDYEQLRLF; encoded by the coding sequence ATGTGCAGCCGGTTTCACATAAGCCTCCGGGGGAAGAAGCTCCTGGAGGGCTTTCCCGGCTTTGAAGAATTTAAAGAAGGAGAGATCCGGCCCGGCGATTTGTCGCCGGTTCTCTTTTTCTTTGATGAGAAGCCGGGACTGAAGATTTTGAGATGGGGCTTCCGCCCGGAAGGAAAAAGCGGCCTTGTTTTCAACGCCAGGTCGGAGAGCGCCGGGGAGCGGCCGATGTTTAAGCAGTGTTTCAAAGAACGCCGCTGCATCATTCCCGCCTCCTGGTTCTATGAGTGGAACCGGGAAAAAGAGAAGATGAAATTTGAAGACGGGAGCGGCAGCCCGCTTTTGTATCTGGCAGGCTTATGGAGGAAGGAAGAGGACGGCGGCCGCTTCGTGGTTCTGACGACAGAGGCCAATGCCTCCATGGCGCCGGTTCACGACAGGATGCCGCTGCTTCTTAAAAGAGAGGAACTGGCCGGCTGGTGTGCCGACGAAGAGTCCGCCGGAAAGCTTCTGAAAAAAAGGCCGGAGGAGCTTCTTCGCTCCTCCGACTATGAACAGCTTCGTCTGTTTTAA